One Sediminibacillus dalangtanensis genomic region harbors:
- a CDS encoding ABC transporter ATP-binding protein, whose translation MEKLLQVDNLVTQFRTAEGKLSAVRGISFSVDKGETLCIVGESGCGKSITSLSIMGLLPSNGEIAEGSITFLDEVLTEKKEEELRQLRGNKMSMIFQEPMTALNPVFTIGYQLREPLILHQRMTKRQATAKAVDLLEQVGIPDPKKRLKQFPHELSGGMRQRVMIAIALACNPSLLIADEPTTALDVTIQAQILDLIDDLKSKMDMGVVFVTHDMGVVAEIADRVMVMYAGEVVEIGEVKEIFNNPQHPYTKGLLASVPNVDDEYHTLESIPGSLPNLNETIEGCRFHPRCPLATDRCKREAPPIFEVMKTHQSKCWLQEVNVHDKAATSS comes from the coding sequence ATGGAAAAATTGTTGCAAGTCGATAATCTGGTTACCCAGTTCAGGACTGCTGAAGGAAAGCTTTCGGCAGTCCGTGGGATATCCTTTTCCGTCGATAAAGGGGAGACCCTGTGTATTGTAGGAGAATCCGGCTGTGGAAAGAGTATCACATCTTTATCGATTATGGGCCTGCTTCCTTCTAATGGAGAAATTGCTGAAGGGTCGATCACTTTTCTAGATGAAGTTTTAACGGAAAAAAAGGAGGAGGAGTTAAGACAGCTTCGCGGAAATAAGATGTCGATGATTTTTCAGGAACCAATGACCGCATTAAATCCTGTGTTCACGATTGGTTATCAGCTGCGGGAACCGCTTATACTTCATCAGCGCATGACCAAACGACAGGCGACTGCCAAAGCAGTGGATTTGTTGGAACAAGTCGGCATTCCGGACCCGAAAAAAAGACTGAAGCAATTCCCTCATGAACTGAGCGGGGGAATGCGGCAACGAGTGATGATTGCTATTGCCCTTGCCTGTAATCCTTCCCTGCTGATTGCCGATGAACCGACCACTGCATTGGATGTAACGATCCAAGCGCAAATTCTTGATTTGATAGATGATCTCAAAAGCAAGATGGACATGGGGGTCGTTTTTGTCACCCATGATATGGGAGTTGTCGCAGAAATTGCTGACCGTGTAATGGTAATGTATGCTGGAGAAGTAGTGGAAATAGGAGAAGTGAAAGAGATCTTTAACAACCCACAACATCCTTATACGAAGGGATTACTTGCTTCTGTGCCGAATGTAGATGATGAATATCACACACTGGAATCTATTCCCGGTTCGTTGCCCAACTTGAATGAAACAATCGAGGGCTGTCGTTTTCATCCACGTTGTCCATTGGCGACAGATCGTTGTAAAAGAGAGGCTCCGCCCATTTTTGAAGTGATGAAAACACATCAGTCCAAGTGCTGGCTTCAGGAGGTGAATGTTCATGACAAAGCAGCAACCTCTTCTTGA
- a CDS encoding glutathione ABC transporter substrate-binding protein, producing MSKKIMFYLLVFLLVFAAGCSSSSGSDSDSAGASNVPQELTYATTSDAVGLSPIDTNDSVSSNVIAQVYETLFTRNPETMEIEPLLAESYETPDENTWEIKLKEGIKFQDGTDFNAEAVKYTFDQFMDEDRAAPRASLLAPVESVEVKDDYTVVIKTTEPYGPLLAALSHTNASIVSPTADKEGDINSEPVGTGPFAFEEWAEGDHITLKKNEDYWQGEPSLETVTLKVVPEYSTAVSMLETGEVQFLDKIPAEHLSRIESMSDVEVQTKPGTPVYYLGFNMEKEPFNDPEFRKAVAYAVDRQAYVDQLNGLGVKNDSIIGPKVFGYDENAKDAGYPYDVEKAKQIIEENGFTDQKVTLLASNSGSYMKMAEIVQSQLTEVGIDAEIESMEWGTFLDTTSEGNFEMTFMGWTNSTADGSELLYPNLHSDNIGSSNRMRYSNEEFDALVDESRTLVDQKARQKKLQEANKIAMEDAVWIPMNHDVVSAAYDKSVKGLELDPTGEWKLYNVTRE from the coding sequence ATGAGCAAAAAAATCATGTTTTATTTACTTGTTTTTCTATTGGTATTCGCAGCAGGATGCAGCAGTTCTTCGGGGAGTGACAGTGACAGCGCAGGTGCCAGCAATGTACCTCAGGAATTGACTTACGCGACCACATCGGATGCTGTCGGTTTATCACCAATTGATACAAATGATTCTGTTTCTTCAAATGTTATCGCACAGGTTTACGAAACGTTGTTCACCCGTAATCCGGAAACAATGGAAATAGAGCCGCTTCTCGCCGAGTCGTATGAGACTCCGGATGAAAACACATGGGAAATCAAACTGAAGGAAGGCATTAAGTTCCAGGATGGTACGGATTTCAATGCAGAGGCTGTCAAATACACTTTTGACCAATTTATGGATGAAGATAGGGCGGCCCCCCGGGCTTCCTTACTGGCTCCAGTAGAATCTGTTGAAGTAAAGGACGATTACACGGTTGTAATAAAAACAACGGAACCATACGGTCCATTATTGGCTGCCTTGTCCCATACGAATGCTTCCATCGTAAGTCCGACGGCTGATAAAGAAGGCGATATTAACAGTGAACCAGTCGGTACTGGTCCTTTTGCCTTCGAAGAATGGGCAGAGGGCGACCACATTACCTTGAAGAAAAATGAAGATTACTGGCAAGGTGAACCAAGTTTGGAAACCGTCACATTAAAAGTAGTACCAGAATATTCTACCGCCGTGTCGATGCTCGAAACAGGAGAGGTTCAATTCCTCGATAAAATCCCGGCAGAGCATTTATCCCGGATAGAATCCATGAGTGACGTCGAAGTACAGACCAAGCCGGGTACGCCTGTATACTATCTTGGTTTTAACATGGAGAAGGAACCTTTCAATGATCCGGAGTTCCGTAAAGCAGTGGCATATGCGGTCGACCGGCAGGCATATGTGGATCAGTTAAATGGTTTGGGAGTGAAAAACGATAGCATCATTGGTCCAAAAGTATTCGGTTATGATGAAAATGCCAAGGATGCTGGCTATCCATATGATGTTGAAAAAGCAAAGCAAATAATAGAAGAAAATGGCTTCACTGACCAAAAAGTCACGCTGCTTGCTTCGAATTCGGGAAGCTACATGAAAATGGCTGAAATTGTTCAATCTCAATTGACAGAAGTAGGCATCGATGCAGAGATCGAGTCAATGGAATGGGGAACTTTCCTTGATACGACTTCGGAAGGGAACTTCGAGATGACCTTTATGGGCTGGACGAATAGCACAGCTGATGGAAGTGAACTGCTATACCCTAATCTTCATTCCGATAATATTGGATCTTCCAACCGTATGAGATACAGCAATGAGGAATTTGATGCATTGGTAGATGAGTCCAGGACGTTGGTGGACCAGAAAGCCCGGCAGAAAAAACTGCAGGAAGCGAATAAAATCGCGATGGAAGATGCCGTATGGATTCCAATGAATCATGATGTGGTTTCAGCGGCTTATGACAAAAGTGTTAAAGGTTTGGAATTAGATCCGACAGGTGAATGGAAGCTTTATAACGTTACAAGAGAGTAG
- a CDS encoding ABC transporter permease, translating into MASEALQTDVGKKAKKRESQLIQTIRKLLKNKLAVFGLIVILLQLIMSVTAPLIVSYTPIEQNLSDAELGIGSEGHWLGTDNYGRDMWSRLVYGARVSLLVGVTSVVIGLAGGITLGLLAGYYKKLDGIIMRIVDLLFAFPGILLAMLIIAMLGTSLINVVIAISIWSIPGCARIVRGSVLSVKKQEYVLAMRSMGASDLRIILKHILPNCTAPIIVFATMRMATSILSTSALSFLGLGAQPPTPEWGAMIAAGQDFMWSSPHMTIVPGIAIMLVVFAFNVVGDGLRDALDPNMDFNS; encoded by the coding sequence ATGGCTTCTGAAGCACTGCAGACAGATGTCGGCAAAAAAGCAAAAAAACGGGAAAGCCAGCTCATCCAGACCATCCGCAAACTGCTGAAAAACAAACTGGCCGTGTTTGGGTTAATCGTCATCTTACTTCAGTTAATTATGTCTGTAACTGCACCGTTGATTGTCAGTTATACACCAATCGAGCAAAACCTTTCCGATGCTGAGTTAGGGATCGGTTCGGAGGGTCACTGGCTAGGCACCGATAACTATGGAAGGGACATGTGGTCCCGGTTAGTCTATGGTGCGAGGGTTTCTTTATTGGTTGGAGTTACTTCTGTGGTTATTGGTCTTGCCGGAGGCATAACACTTGGCCTACTGGCTGGCTATTACAAAAAACTAGATGGGATTATCATGCGTATTGTTGACTTACTCTTTGCTTTCCCTGGTATTTTACTGGCAATGCTGATCATTGCGATGTTGGGAACAAGTCTGATCAATGTTGTGATTGCAATCAGTATTTGGTCGATACCAGGGTGTGCCAGAATTGTCCGCGGAAGTGTTTTATCGGTAAAAAAACAAGAATATGTACTGGCGATGAGATCAATGGGTGCAAGTGACTTACGGATTATTCTCAAGCATATTCTACCAAATTGTACCGCTCCTATTATTGTTTTCGCTACGATGCGAATGGCCACTTCTATCTTATCTACTTCAGCATTAAGTTTTCTGGGGCTCGGTGCTCAGCCGCCTACCCCAGAATGGGGAGCGATGATTGCAGCGGGGCAAGATTTTATGTGGTCGTCCCCGCATATGACGATCGTTCCTGGGATTGCGATTATGTTAGTGGTATTTGCTTTTAATGTTGTCGGCGATGGTTTACGAGATGCATTGGATCCGAATATGGATTTTAACAGCTAA
- the nikB gene encoding nickel ABC transporter permease, which translates to MVSLIVRRFFQLILLLIGISFLVFMSMHIAPGDPASIIGGPTASASDLEAIRESLGLNKPVLVQYVDYLSGILHGDLGYSFQTNQSVADAIITRFPNTLNLAIASMIVAIIIGVTAGIISAVKQNSWFDVSSTTIALAGISIPNFWLGTMLILLFSVTLQWLPVGGLNAPFYTVEGIKQLILPAITLGTGSAAMIARMSRSTMLEVIRADYIRTAKAKGVRQRGVIWIHALRNAMIPVITVIGVNFGALLGGTIITEQVFAINGVGRLMIDAIAARDFPVVQATVLLVAALFVLVNLIVDIIYALIDPRISYD; encoded by the coding sequence ATGGTTAGCCTGATTGTCCGTCGCTTTTTTCAATTAATTCTATTGCTCATCGGTATCTCCTTTTTAGTATTTATGAGTATGCATATCGCTCCGGGAGACCCGGCTTCCATCATTGGGGGACCGACAGCCAGTGCATCTGATTTGGAGGCGATACGAGAAAGTTTAGGTCTCAATAAACCCGTGCTGGTCCAATATGTTGATTACTTGTCGGGAATTTTGCATGGAGATTTAGGATATTCCTTTCAGACGAACCAATCTGTTGCGGACGCCATTATTACCCGGTTTCCAAACACATTGAACCTTGCTATCGCGAGTATGATCGTTGCCATCATCATCGGCGTCACTGCTGGTATCATTTCAGCAGTCAAACAGAATTCCTGGTTTGATGTTTCCAGTACGACAATTGCTCTTGCCGGAATTTCCATACCAAACTTCTGGTTGGGGACCATGCTGATTTTATTATTCTCTGTGACCTTGCAATGGCTGCCAGTCGGAGGATTGAACGCTCCCTTTTATACGGTGGAAGGGATAAAACAATTGATTTTACCGGCTATTACTCTTGGCACGGGCTCTGCAGCTATGATTGCCCGAATGAGCAGGTCTACGATGCTCGAAGTGATCCGGGCTGATTATATCCGCACTGCCAAGGCAAAAGGGGTTCGACAACGGGGGGTAATATGGATTCATGCATTGCGGAATGCCATGATACCCGTCATTACCGTCATAGGTGTGAATTTTGGCGCATTGCTAGGCGGTACAATCATAACAGAGCAAGTTTTCGCCATTAATGGTGTGGGACGCTTAATGATCGATGCTATAGCAGCAAGAGACTTTCCTGTTGTACAAGCTACGGTTTTGCTGGTAGCAGCTTTGTTTGTCCTTGTTAATTTAATTGTCGATATTATTTATGCATTGATCGATCCGAGAATCAGTTATGACTAG
- a CDS encoding Lrp/AsnC family transcriptional regulator → MDKHLDKIDKQILELLIEDGRISYTDIGKQLNLSRVSVRSRVNQLIEEGIIEKFSCVVNSEKVGKNVSAFFDVDCDPNNLVEVAENLANNPCVASCYQMTGPSTLHMHVLVDDFTQLESFINNELYALKGISRVDSQILLRRFKSRSGLKL, encoded by the coding sequence ATGGATAAACATTTGGATAAAATAGATAAGCAGATTCTTGAACTTTTGATTGAGGATGGCAGGATTTCCTATACTGATATTGGTAAGCAGCTGAATTTATCAAGGGTTTCTGTTCGTTCTCGGGTTAACCAATTAATTGAAGAAGGGATAATTGAAAAGTTTTCTTGCGTTGTAAATAGTGAAAAAGTAGGAAAAAACGTCTCTGCTTTTTTTGACGTTGATTGTGATCCAAATAATCTGGTGGAAGTGGCAGAAAACCTTGCAAACAACCCATGTGTAGCGAGTTGTTATCAAATGACAGGACCTAGCACCTTGCACATGCACGTACTAGTAGACGATTTTACTCAACTCGAGTCATTTATCAACAATGAACTATATGCTTTAAAAGGAATTTCACGAGTGGACAGTCAGATTTTATTGCGCCGTTTCAAAAGTCGGAGCGGATTGAAGTTATAA
- a CDS encoding IDEAL domain-containing protein produces the protein MLSVKRFKPYYIKEERDCIRVVLAYQYFSLLLDDKVYQFVPLESREIIVNRETRQVENQDDVFVFQKGKEYNRLPLSDLIRLKDFITQLNTIIHPYLTNSPTIMDEAETIIEQLEKENLKRLIDKALEAGDQKRFKKLSSMLNKEYGQGQS, from the coding sequence ATGCTGTCTGTTAAACGATTCAAACCATATTACATTAAAGAAGAGCGTGATTGTATCAGGGTGGTACTTGCTTACCAATACTTTTCACTTTTGCTGGACGATAAGGTATATCAGTTTGTCCCGCTCGAATCACGTGAAATTATCGTCAACCGGGAAACACGCCAAGTAGAGAATCAAGATGACGTATTCGTCTTCCAAAAAGGGAAGGAATATAACCGCCTGCCACTTTCCGATTTAATCAGATTGAAGGACTTTATTACCCAACTAAATACCATTATTCATCCTTACTTAACCAACTCGCCGACAATCATGGATGAGGCCGAAACGATTATTGAGCAGCTTGAAAAAGAAAACCTGAAACGTTTGATCGATAAGGCGCTTGAAGCTGGAGATCAGAAAAGGTTCAAAAAGTTGTCCAGCATGCTTAATAAAGAATACGGCCAAGGCCAGTCCTGA
- a CDS encoding aromatic acid exporter family protein, translating into MKRFRFFGGRIVKTGIAVFLTSLICQWLDWPAVFAVITAIVTIEPTAADSIRKGLIRFPASAIGSAYAVLFIFLFGNSPITYTAAAVCTIVTCFRLKLHSGLLVATLTSVAMIEVIHSNFLISFLIRLGTTSIGLLISTAVNLFVFPPNYSKLILNNIHSMARTTGIELENILKAILAEKKPDYQQIRDTFSQLKRKLDKTEMLIRFQKEESKYHRFDEQSKKVFRSEQEKLAALRLIHYHIGNLINTPLNTLLWTDQEKQKVCQTVESLATALKNPDKFSSEAHRNQIQSLMTQFWKSKKDAADPKEKDSPTFFTAEIIILYEILSIYNLVEDLLDEEDFSVPE; encoded by the coding sequence ATGAAAAGATTCAGGTTCTTCGGCGGCCGTATTGTAAAAACGGGAATAGCCGTTTTTTTGACTTCATTGATTTGCCAATGGCTGGATTGGCCTGCTGTTTTTGCTGTTATCACAGCCATTGTCACCATCGAGCCGACTGCCGCCGACTCGATTAGAAAAGGATTGATCCGTTTTCCGGCATCTGCCATCGGATCGGCGTACGCTGTACTGTTCATCTTTCTGTTCGGAAATTCTCCGATTACGTACACAGCAGCAGCTGTATGTACCATTGTTACCTGCTTCCGGTTAAAACTGCATTCGGGTTTGCTGGTAGCGACGCTGACATCGGTGGCAATGATAGAAGTAATCCATAGCAATTTTCTCATTTCCTTTCTTATCAGGCTGGGGACCACGTCCATCGGTCTGCTGATTTCCACAGCTGTCAATTTGTTCGTGTTTCCGCCCAATTATTCGAAGTTGATTCTTAACAATATCCATTCGATGGCCAGGACAACCGGCATTGAATTGGAAAATATTCTAAAGGCTATATTGGCGGAAAAAAAGCCGGATTACCAACAAATCAGGGATACGTTTTCACAGCTGAAAAGAAAGCTGGACAAAACGGAGATGTTGATCCGGTTTCAAAAAGAGGAATCAAAATACCACCGTTTCGACGAGCAGTCCAAGAAGGTTTTTCGCAGTGAGCAGGAGAAGCTTGCTGCATTGCGACTGATCCATTATCATATTGGAAATTTGATCAATACCCCGCTCAATACGCTGTTATGGACGGACCAAGAGAAACAAAAAGTATGCCAGACTGTCGAGAGCCTGGCAACTGCGCTGAAAAACCCTGACAAATTCAGTTCGGAGGCGCATCGAAACCAAATCCAGTCCTTGATGACCCAATTTTGGAAAAGTAAAAAGGATGCAGCCGATCCAAAAGAAAAGGACAGTCCAACCTTTTTCACTGCCGAAATTATTATTTTATATGAAATATTATCCATATATAACCTTGTCGAAGACCTTCTTGATGAGGAAGATTTCTCCGTCCCTGAATAA
- the pxpB gene encoding 5-oxoprolinase subunit PxpB, whose amino-acid sequence MESIQKKLSFFPLSESAILIDFGEPISVEKNMYIHQLTAALNAEPFPGFIEVVPAYTTLTVYYDPLAADSSNPYHHTCTRIEHAAHTLKTDKLETKTIELPVCYDPEFALDITEVANHNGLSPEEVIERHTTQVYHVYFIGFAPGFPFLGGLDSTIATPRKQSPRRETPAGSVGIAGRQTGVYPIDIPGGWQIIGRTPRQLLHLNDRSPALLQPGDKVRFHAISKQEYLRQEES is encoded by the coding sequence ATGGAATCTATTCAAAAGAAGTTGTCTTTTTTCCCACTGAGTGAATCAGCAATATTAATTGATTTTGGAGAGCCAATCTCTGTGGAGAAAAATATGTACATCCACCAGTTAACCGCAGCCTTAAACGCGGAACCCTTTCCTGGTTTTATCGAAGTGGTTCCTGCTTACACAACACTGACCGTCTATTACGATCCCCTGGCTGCTGACAGTTCCAATCCCTATCACCATACGTGCACGAGGATCGAACATGCCGCCCACACCTTGAAAACAGACAAGCTGGAAACAAAAACAATAGAGCTGCCTGTCTGCTATGACCCGGAATTCGCTCTTGATATTACGGAAGTTGCTAACCATAACGGCCTATCCCCAGAAGAAGTGATCGAAAGGCATACAACTCAGGTTTATCACGTTTACTTTATCGGATTTGCACCCGGTTTCCCTTTTCTGGGAGGATTGGATTCGACCATTGCCACTCCGAGAAAACAGTCGCCACGCCGTGAAACCCCGGCAGGATCTGTCGGAATCGCCGGCCGGCAGACAGGTGTTTATCCTATCGATATTCCCGGTGGCTGGCAGATCATAGGTCGTACCCCGCGGCAGCTTTTACACTTGAATGATCGGAGTCCGGCATTGCTGCAACCAGGAGACAAAGTCCGATTTCATGCGATAAGCAAACAGGAGTACCTGAGGCAGGAGGAATCATAA
- a CDS encoding 5-oxoprolinase subunit C family protein, with the protein MALRIIEEGLQTSIQDTGRYGYQSAGFSVSGAMDRRAAALANIAVNNDPNQAVLEMSYVGPSITFEADTVIALAGADMAAKINGKPIQLGKPVSIKNADTLQLRTARRGLHCYLAVKGGFNVPDFLGSKSASLKDQLGGSFHGKLKAGDTIPFQFPTKATSVSWRLSPKLFDYISGKQTTIRFLEGRQYHWFTRQSLSDFTSTAYTSTPQSNRMGYRLQGTPLKIQIEGDLVTEVAGFGTIQVPPDGQPIILMAESQPTGGYPKIGQVIQSDLPALSQIRPGQPIVFQMTTLENALQVWENTVRQLAMLKSNSDIKWGELET; encoded by the coding sequence ATGGCGTTAAGAATTATCGAGGAAGGCTTACAAACATCGATTCAGGATACTGGGCGATATGGCTATCAGTCAGCAGGATTTTCCGTAAGTGGGGCGATGGATAGAAGGGCAGCTGCATTGGCCAATATAGCCGTCAATAACGACCCAAATCAAGCGGTTTTGGAAATGAGCTATGTCGGGCCGAGTATAACGTTTGAGGCCGATACAGTAATTGCCCTGGCAGGCGCTGATATGGCAGCAAAAATCAATGGCAAGCCCATACAGCTCGGAAAGCCTGTTTCCATCAAAAATGCGGATACCCTGCAACTCCGGACAGCCCGAAGAGGCCTTCACTGTTATCTGGCAGTTAAAGGGGGCTTCAATGTGCCCGATTTCCTCGGTTCCAAAAGCGCTTCCCTAAAAGACCAATTAGGCGGCAGCTTTCATGGGAAGCTAAAAGCAGGGGATACCATTCCCTTTCAGTTTCCCACGAAGGCAACTTCGGTTTCATGGAGGCTGAGTCCGAAGCTATTTGACTATATCTCTGGCAAGCAGACTACGATCCGTTTTTTAGAAGGCAGACAATATCATTGGTTTACCAGACAATCGTTGTCCGATTTTACTTCAACTGCCTATACATCTACCCCACAATCCAATCGCATGGGGTATCGTCTGCAGGGAACTCCGCTGAAAATTCAAATAGAAGGAGATTTGGTCACAGAAGTAGCAGGGTTCGGTACCATTCAAGTCCCGCCTGACGGCCAGCCAATCATTTTAATGGCAGAAAGTCAGCCGACAGGCGGATACCCCAAAATCGGACAAGTCATCCAAAGCGACTTGCCAGCTTTAAGCCAAATAAGACCGGGTCAGCCAATTGTTTTTCAAATGACAACATTAGAAAATGCCCTGCAGGTATGGGAGAATACAGTTCGCCAGTTAGCTATGTTAAAAAGCAATTCTGATATAAAATGGGGGGAGTTGGAAACATGA
- a CDS encoding 5-oxoprolinase subunit PxpA, which translates to MKSADINCDMGESFGAYTIGNDQEVIQAITSANIACGYHAGDPATMAKTVRLCIDYEVNIGAHPALPDLIGFGRRSMQITPDEAYQLIIYQTGALSGFVKAAGSSLSHVKPHGALYNMAAKDHSIAESIAQAVFDFDSRLTLFALSGSALAEAGKKAGLHVAHEVFADRTYQEDGSLTPRSEANALITDENRAIDQVMQMLKSQTVTTVSGKSIPIIADTICIHGDSPQAPGFAQKIHAQLRKEGFLL; encoded by the coding sequence ATGAAGTCGGCCGACATTAATTGCGATATGGGGGAAAGCTTTGGTGCATACACGATTGGAAATGATCAGGAGGTAATCCAAGCGATTACCTCCGCAAATATCGCTTGCGGTTACCATGCCGGAGACCCTGCAACAATGGCCAAAACCGTCCGTCTTTGTATCGATTACGAGGTGAACATCGGGGCCCACCCGGCTCTTCCCGACCTGATTGGCTTTGGCCGTCGCTCGATGCAGATTACACCAGATGAAGCTTATCAACTGATCATCTACCAAACCGGTGCATTATCAGGTTTTGTTAAAGCTGCCGGCAGTAGTCTTTCCCATGTAAAACCACACGGCGCTTTATACAACATGGCCGCAAAGGATCACTCGATTGCTGAGTCAATTGCCCAAGCAGTTTTTGACTTCGATTCACGCTTAACACTTTTCGCTTTGTCAGGCAGCGCACTGGCAGAAGCAGGTAAAAAAGCAGGACTGCATGTTGCCCATGAAGTGTTTGCCGACCGTACCTATCAGGAGGATGGCAGCTTGACACCGAGAAGTGAGGCAAATGCTTTGATCACGGATGAGAACCGGGCCATCGATCAAGTAATGCAAATGCTCAAATCCCAGACCGTCACAACGGTGAGCGGCAAAAGCATCCCGATTATAGCAGATACCATCTGTATCCATGGCGACAGTCCGCAAGCACCAGGGTTTGCCCAAAAGATTCATGCCCAATTGCGAAAAGAAGGATTTCTTTTATAA
- a CDS encoding SurA N-terminal domain-containing protein, giving the protein MKKLTLLMMALFVSLLAACSDDEDSAQENDQNAEQQQAQEELAKQQQEQQEQMEAQKVEEDKLVAVVNGEEIKGDAFNEALPQTFSTLMRSGQDTSDEELVKQQTIDMLVNQELVMQEIDKQEIEAPEEQVDQSLEQYKSQFEDDEQYQASLEENGNTEEGLRQSLAQEVKMQVYLQNEISEPEVTDDEAKEYYDQLASQQEDIQDYEEVKDKIKELLVQQKQNEEISELLAQLKENSEVETKI; this is encoded by the coding sequence ATGAAGAAACTCACACTTTTAATGATGGCGCTCTTTGTAAGTTTGTTGGCGGCGTGCAGTGATGACGAGGATAGTGCCCAGGAGAATGATCAAAATGCCGAACAGCAACAAGCGCAAGAGGAACTAGCTAAGCAGCAGCAGGAACAGCAGGAGCAAATGGAGGCTCAGAAAGTGGAAGAGGATAAACTTGTCGCCGTGGTTAATGGGGAAGAAATCAAAGGCGACGCCTTCAATGAAGCACTGCCCCAGACATTTTCCACTTTGATGCGAAGCGGCCAGGATACAAGTGATGAGGAACTGGTAAAACAGCAAACAATTGATATGCTGGTCAACCAGGAATTAGTCATGCAGGAAATAGATAAGCAGGAAATAGAAGCGCCTGAGGAGCAGGTGGATCAGTCGCTGGAACAATATAAATCTCAGTTCGAAGATGATGAACAGTATCAAGCTTCCTTAGAGGAAAATGGTAACACAGAAGAGGGTCTGCGTCAGTCTCTTGCTCAGGAAGTGAAAATGCAGGTTTACTTGCAAAACGAAATTTCCGAGCCGGAAGTAACCGACGATGAAGCGAAAGAATATTATGATCAACTTGCCAGTCAGCAGGAAGATATTCAAGATTATGAAGAAGTAAAAGATAAGATTAAAGAATTGTTGGTACAGCAAAAGCAGAATGAGGAAATCAGCGAATTGCTTGCTCAATTAAAAGAAAACAGCGAAGTAGAAACGAAAATATAA